Proteins from a single region of Tindallia magadiensis:
- the rnpA gene encoding ribonuclease P protein component, protein MKPVPTIKKNKEFRSIYQKGKSVANRNLVLYYRKNPQVETRIGITVSKKVGKSVVRNKVKRRLKEILREKGDQLPKGYDLVWIARISCSEADYHTLQKAVTHLLNRTFFSKNRSSKKSMEKGSAE, encoded by the coding sequence GTGAAACCCGTCCCGACTATTAAAAAGAACAAAGAATTTCGATCAATTTATCAAAAAGGAAAATCGGTGGCGAACCGTAACTTAGTCCTTTATTATCGAAAAAATCCACAGGTAGAAACAAGAATAGGCATTACGGTATCAAAAAAAGTCGGAAAAAGTGTGGTACGGAACAAAGTAAAACGACGGCTAAAAGAAATATTACGGGAAAAGGGTGACCAGCTGCCCAAGGGCTATGATTTGGTATGGATAGCTCGTATAAGCTGTAGTGAAGCAGATTATCACACGCTGCAAAAAGCCGTTACACATCTTCTGAACAGAACTTTCTTTTCGAAAAATCGATCCTCAAAAAAATCGATGGAAAAAGGATCTGCAGAATAA
- the rpmH gene encoding 50S ribosomal protein L34, with product MKRTYQPKKRQRSKEHGFRKRMRTKSGRNILRKRRRRGRKVLTA from the coding sequence GTGAAAAGAACTTACCAGCCAAAGAAAAGACAAAGAAGCAAAGAGCATGGCTTCCGGAAAAGAATGAGAACAAAGAGCGGAAGAAATATATTAAGAAAAAGAAGAAGAAGAGGAAGAAAAGTGCTGACTGCATAA
- the dnaA gene encoding chromosomal replication initiator protein DnaA has product MDQQLSQIWDETLSVIEQEVTGVSFDTWIKVIEPLRVQDDANQIIFRAPNQFIKNILSDRYLILIKNAIKQVTSCSYDVVFQLPDEVKTADNATLGSHAEDQETENNLSSTEKKQTASNIQTANNNLNPKYIFDTFVVGNSNRFAHAASVAVSEAPAKAYNPLFIYGGVGLGKTHLMHAIGHHILQSNKEMKVFYSSSETFTNELINSIRDDKNIEFRNKYRNVDVLLIDDIQFIANKERTQEEFFHTFNALHQYNKQIIISSDRPPKEIPTLEERLRSRFEWGLIADIQPPDYETRIAILRKKAHLEQLNVSDDVLLFIAKKIQSNIRELEGALNRIVVHCKLNNNELNIDTASHIINEVFTTQSKQINVGFIKEYISNQYSIKAEDLDSTKRTRSIAFPRQIAMYLTRELTDLSLPKIGNEFGNRDHTTVMHAHDKIVKEMEKDDRLKQRIEKMLQEIKGGD; this is encoded by the coding sequence ATGGATCAGCAGTTATCACAGATATGGGACGAAACACTTAGTGTCATTGAACAGGAAGTAACCGGTGTTAGTTTTGATACCTGGATTAAAGTCATCGAACCTTTAAGGGTACAGGACGATGCAAATCAAATTATTTTTCGTGCCCCTAACCAATTTATTAAAAATATTTTAAGTGACCGTTATCTAATCCTAATCAAAAACGCCATCAAACAGGTGACATCCTGTTCTTATGACGTGGTTTTTCAGCTCCCTGATGAAGTGAAAACAGCTGATAATGCAACATTAGGCAGTCATGCAGAAGATCAGGAAACAGAAAACAATCTGTCTTCCACAGAAAAAAAACAAACCGCTTCAAATATTCAAACAGCCAATAATAATCTTAACCCTAAGTATATTTTTGATACTTTTGTGGTTGGTAATAGTAACCGTTTTGCTCATGCTGCATCGGTAGCTGTTTCTGAAGCACCAGCAAAGGCCTATAATCCCCTCTTTATTTATGGAGGTGTCGGCTTAGGAAAAACACATCTAATGCACGCTATCGGCCATCATATCTTACAGAGTAATAAAGAAATGAAAGTTTTTTATTCATCTTCAGAAACCTTTACCAACGAACTAATTAACTCTATCCGAGACGATAAAAATATTGAATTTCGAAATAAATATCGAAATGTAGACGTATTATTGATTGATGATATTCAGTTTATTGCTAATAAAGAAAGAACCCAGGAAGAGTTTTTCCACACCTTTAATGCTCTTCATCAATATAACAAACAAATTATTATTTCCAGTGACCGACCACCAAAAGAAATCCCTACTTTAGAAGAAAGGCTTCGAAGCCGATTTGAATGGGGTTTAATTGCCGATATTCAACCGCCGGATTATGAAACAAGAATCGCTATTCTGCGAAAAAAAGCTCATTTAGAACAATTAAATGTTTCTGATGACGTTTTACTCTTTATTGCCAAAAAAATACAATCTAATATTCGGGAGTTAGAAGGAGCTTTAAATCGAATTGTGGTCCATTGCAAACTTAATAATAATGAACTGAATATTGATACCGCCAGTCACATTATTAATGAAGTCTTTACCACTCAGTCAAAACAGATTAATGTGGGCTTTATTAAAGAATATATTTCCAATCAATATAGTATTAAAGCAGAGGATCTAGATTCCACGAAACGTACTCGTTCCATCGCTTTTCCCAGACAAATTGCCATGTATTTAACCAGAGAACTGACGGATTTATCTTTACCAAAAATAGGTAATGAGTTTGGTAATAGGGATCATACAACAGTGATGCATGCCCACGACAAAATTGTTAAAGAAATGGAAAAAGATGATCGTCTAAAGCAGCGGATTGAAAAAATGTTACAGGAAATAAAAGGTGGGGATTAA
- the dnaN gene encoding DNA polymerase III subunit beta encodes MRFTIDQKELMKSLSTVQKGVSSKTTLPVLKGVFVEASENYLKLVTTDLEIGIEHFVSAEVEEDGIFVADAKLLSSFIRKLPSRPVTFEVDEQNQLTISCDHISFTLHLLEKEEFPELPIVMAENSFTIPQELFKSMVHQTVFCASQDETKPSLLGLRVELKDQNLRLIGVDGFRLAYRNSPVESDLEEGFTIPVKAMNELIQITGDTPSPMQIAFTDKQIVFSLDNTKMISRRIEKAFIEYENILPNEHETRVVLKKDTLQSAVDRASLLGSEGKSSLMKWNLENGELMMFSHTQTGQMKEKVTVEQEGDNMEIAFNARYLMDALRVIDEEEIAINLINNRSPALIKPVEGDHYLHLILPVRMAATEEE; translated from the coding sequence ATGCGTTTCACCATCGATCAAAAAGAGCTTATGAAAAGTTTATCTACGGTTCAAAAAGGCGTTTCCAGTAAAACGACCCTGCCTGTCCTTAAAGGTGTTTTCGTTGAAGCTTCAGAAAACTACTTGAAATTAGTAACGACAGATTTGGAAATAGGTATTGAACACTTTGTTTCGGCAGAAGTGGAAGAAGATGGTATTTTTGTAGCTGATGCAAAACTATTGTCCTCTTTTATACGAAAATTACCTTCCCGACCAGTAACTTTTGAGGTAGATGAACAAAATCAACTAACCATCTCTTGTGACCATATATCATTCACGCTACATTTATTGGAAAAAGAAGAATTTCCGGAACTACCCATTGTAATGGCCGAAAATTCTTTTACGATTCCACAGGAATTATTTAAGAGTATGGTACACCAAACTGTCTTTTGTGCCTCGCAGGATGAAACAAAACCTTCCCTGCTGGGACTAAGAGTCGAATTAAAAGATCAGAACCTACGATTAATTGGTGTGGATGGGTTTCGATTGGCTTATCGAAACAGTCCGGTAGAGTCTGATTTGGAGGAAGGTTTTACCATACCTGTAAAGGCTATGAATGAATTAATTCAGATTACAGGAGACACACCATCTCCCATGCAGATTGCTTTTACGGATAAACAAATCGTTTTTTCCTTAGACAATACAAAAATGATTTCCAGAAGAATTGAGAAAGCTTTTATTGAATATGAAAATATTCTGCCAAATGAACATGAAACCAGAGTAGTTCTTAAAAAAGATACCCTGCAGAGTGCGGTAGATCGTGCTTCTTTATTGGGAAGCGAAGGAAAGAGCAGCTTAATGAAATGGAATCTTGAAAATGGCGAGTTAATGATGTTCTCCCATACACAAACCGGTCAGATGAAAGAAAAAGTGACGGTGGAGCAAGAGGGAGACAATATGGAGATTGCTTTTAATGCCCGTTACTTAATGGATGCCTTACGAGTCATTGATGAGGAAGAAATTGCTATTAACCTTATTAATAATCGAAGCCCTGCTCTTATTAAACCGGTAGAAGGAGATCATTATTTACATTTAATCCTTCCTGTTAGAATGGCGGCAACAGAAGAAGAGTAA
- a CDS encoding RNA-binding S4 domain-containing protein: MKEEEKGMKSFQVEGEYIKLDQLLKAAEIVDSGGQAKIFINAGIVAVNGEVVYQRGKKIYPGDEVTVDHQQIKIT; the protein is encoded by the coding sequence TTGAAAGAGGAGGAAAAAGGAATGAAATCTTTTCAGGTTGAAGGGGAGTATATCAAACTAGATCAATTGCTAAAAGCCGCTGAAATAGTGGATAGTGGTGGTCAGGCAAAAATATTTATTAATGCTGGTATTGTTGCTGTAAATGGAGAAGTCGTATACCAGAGAGGAAAAAAAATTTATCCCGGTGATGAAGTAACGGTAGACCATCAACAGATTAAGATCACTTAA
- the recF gene encoding DNA replication/repair protein RecF (All proteins in this family for which functions are known are DNA-binding proteins that assist the filamentation of RecA onto DNA for the initiation of recombination or recombinational repair.), whose product MLLNSVKIKNYRNYDQEEIEFVPGLNVFIGENAQGKTNLLEALYLCATLRSFRTRKDRELIKKEEDQAYIKLEVSSQEGEKSLEMLLKKDQKKRVKKNGLSVTTVSDLLGTVKAVLFSPEDLKIVKDSPLERRQFIDSEMIQTSPRYYHSLKSYQKIVKQRNQLLKRMDVNEEQLMVWDQQLCEYASIVLQLRHQFLSELLALAKPIHQAITEGKEALDLEYSPGIKLPKEWHSFSQGDLRNNIQDEMEKYRKKDLYHRTTHLGPHRDDIHFMINGMEVRQFGSQGQKRTVVLSLKLAVLEWVKKESGEYPVLMLDDVTSELDHKRQEYLLHYLKPIQTFITTTHFDEKMKKDSEGSFFLIQDGKIEKKKW is encoded by the coding sequence TTGCTTCTTAACAGCGTTAAAATAAAAAACTATCGAAATTACGACCAGGAAGAAATTGAATTTGTTCCTGGTCTGAATGTCTTTATTGGAGAAAATGCCCAAGGAAAGACTAATTTGCTAGAGGCCTTGTATTTATGCGCTACCCTTCGTTCCTTTCGAACCAGAAAAGACAGGGAGTTAATTAAAAAAGAGGAAGACCAAGCTTATATTAAACTGGAAGTAAGCAGCCAGGAAGGCGAAAAATCCTTAGAAATGCTATTAAAAAAAGATCAGAAGAAAAGGGTTAAAAAAAACGGCTTAAGTGTGACAACTGTCAGTGATTTATTAGGAACGGTGAAAGCCGTTCTTTTTTCGCCGGAAGATCTAAAAATTGTGAAAGACAGTCCTTTAGAGAGAAGACAGTTTATAGACAGCGAAATGATACAAACCTCACCGCGTTATTATCACAGCCTTAAAAGTTATCAAAAAATAGTAAAGCAACGAAATCAATTATTAAAAAGAATGGATGTCAATGAAGAACAACTTATGGTATGGGATCAGCAATTATGCGAATATGCCAGTATTGTTCTACAGCTGCGGCACCAATTTTTATCAGAGCTGTTAGCTTTGGCAAAACCAATTCATCAAGCGATAACGGAAGGAAAAGAAGCCTTAGATTTGGAATACAGTCCGGGGATAAAATTACCAAAAGAGTGGCATTCTTTTTCACAAGGGGATTTAAGGAATAATATTCAAGACGAAATGGAAAAGTATCGAAAAAAAGACCTTTACCATCGGACAACCCATTTAGGCCCTCATCGGGATGATATTCATTTTATGATTAATGGGATGGAAGTAAGGCAATTTGGATCACAGGGCCAAAAAAGAACGGTGGTACTATCTCTGAAATTAGCGGTGTTAGAGTGGGTAAAAAAAGAATCTGGAGAGTATCCAGTGTTAATGCTAGATGATGTTACCAGTGAACTGGATCATAAACGTCAGGAATATTTACTGCATTATCTAAAACCAATACAAACCTTTATCACAACGACCCATTTTGATGAAAAAATGAAAAAAGATTCTGAAGGCAGCTTTTTTTTGATTCAAGACGGAAAAATAGAGAAAAAAAAGTGGTAA
- the gyrB gene encoding DNA topoisomerase (ATP-hydrolyzing) subunit B, giving the protein MENQQPNYNADQIQVLEGLEPVRKRPGMYIGSTGSRGLHHLVYEAVDNSIDEALAGYCTEVKVVISDDNAIQVSDNGRGIPVEVHPQTGKSTLETVMTILHAGGKFGGDGYKVSGGLHGVGISVVNALSEYLKVEVKREGYRHVQEYQKGIPLSEICQKESTEETGTSMYFRPDPEIFEEVMFRYESLENRLRELAFLNKGIRINLEDTRPEKEKKSIFHYDGGIREFVRHINKNREAIHENIIYFEKERDNTIVEIAMQYTDSYTENIFTFANNINTQEGGTHLSGFKGAMTRVINDYARKNGYLKEKDLNLLGEDIREGLTAVISVKLMDPQYEGQTKTKLGNSEIKGIVEGFTGEFMDSFLEENPADARIVMDKCLRAQRAREAAKKARELTRRKGVLENTALPGKLADCSERDPSLCEIYIVEGDSAGGSAKQGRNRATQAILPLKGKILNVEKARLDRMLNFSEIRAMITAFGCGIGDEFDLNKLRYHKIIIMTDADVDGAHIRTLLLTFFFRHMKSLVESGHIYIAQPPLYKLSRGKDQRYAYSDEEMKKQIQEMSPEKESVVGIQRYKGLGEMNPEQLWDTTMNPDTRTLLQVSIEEAAVADEIFTTLMGEKVEPRRQFIENNAKYVTNLDI; this is encoded by the coding sequence ATGGAAAACCAACAGCCTAACTATAATGCAGATCAAATACAGGTTTTAGAAGGATTGGAACCAGTAAGAAAAAGACCTGGTATGTACATTGGCAGCACAGGAAGCCGGGGGCTCCATCATTTGGTTTATGAAGCCGTTGATAATAGTATTGATGAGGCTTTAGCTGGCTACTGTACAGAAGTTAAGGTTGTTATCAGTGATGATAATGCCATCCAGGTATCAGATAATGGTAGGGGCATTCCGGTAGAAGTTCATCCCCAGACAGGAAAATCAACACTGGAAACGGTGATGACAATTTTGCATGCCGGCGGAAAATTTGGCGGCGACGGCTATAAAGTTTCTGGTGGTCTTCATGGCGTTGGAATTTCAGTTGTCAACGCCTTGTCAGAATACCTGAAAGTAGAGGTAAAAAGAGAAGGCTATCGGCATGTACAAGAATATCAAAAAGGTATTCCTTTATCAGAAATATGTCAAAAGGAATCAACGGAAGAAACTGGTACTAGTATGTATTTCAGGCCGGATCCGGAAATATTCGAAGAAGTAATGTTTCGCTATGAATCTTTGGAAAATAGGTTAAGAGAATTAGCTTTTCTTAATAAAGGAATCCGGATTAATCTGGAAGATACTCGACCAGAAAAAGAAAAAAAGAGTATTTTTCATTATGATGGAGGCATTAGAGAATTTGTCCGTCATATTAATAAAAATAGGGAAGCCATTCATGAAAACATTATTTATTTTGAAAAAGAACGGGATAATACCATTGTTGAAATAGCGATGCAATATACAGATTCCTATACAGAAAATATTTTCACCTTTGCCAATAATATCAATACCCAGGAAGGCGGCACTCATTTAAGTGGTTTTAAGGGAGCGATGACCAGGGTTATTAATGATTATGCCCGAAAAAATGGATATCTGAAAGAAAAAGACCTTAACTTGCTGGGAGAAGACATAAGAGAAGGATTAACCGCCGTTATTTCTGTTAAGTTAATGGACCCACAATATGAAGGCCAGACAAAAACAAAGTTAGGTAATAGTGAAATTAAAGGAATTGTGGAAGGCTTTACCGGCGAATTTATGGATTCTTTTCTGGAAGAAAATCCGGCTGATGCCAGAATTGTCATGGATAAATGCCTTCGTGCCCAAAGAGCCAGAGAAGCGGCTAAAAAAGCCAGAGAACTTACCCGCCGTAAAGGGGTACTGGAAAACACAGCGCTTCCCGGAAAATTAGCCGATTGTTCTGAAAGAGATCCGTCTCTTTGTGAAATATATATAGTCGAGGGTGATAGTGCGGGAGGAAGTGCTAAGCAAGGTAGAAATAGAGCTACTCAAGCAATCTTACCATTAAAGGGAAAAATTCTTAACGTGGAAAAAGCTCGGCTGGACAGAATGTTAAATTTTTCTGAAATAAGAGCCATGATCACAGCTTTTGGCTGCGGTATTGGCGATGAGTTTGATCTTAATAAGCTGCGATACCATAAAATTATCATTATGACGGATGCGGATGTAGACGGTGCTCATATTCGAACATTATTACTAACTTTCTTTTTCCGTCATATGAAATCTTTAGTGGAAAGTGGTCATATTTATATTGCTCAGCCACCTTTATACAAATTGAGTCGAGGAAAAGATCAGCGATATGCTTATTCGGATGAAGAAATGAAAAAACAAATACAGGAAATGAGCCCGGAAAAAGAATCTGTCGTTGGTATTCAGCGTTATAAAGGGCTTGGTGAAATGAATCCGGAACAGCTATGGGATACCACCATGAATCCAGACACAAGAACTTTGTTACAAGTTAGTATAGAAGAAGCCGCTGTGGCGGACGAAATTTTTACTACCTTGATGGGAGAAAAAGTGGAACCAAGAAGACAGTTTATTGAAAACAATGCAAAATATGTCACTAACCTTGACATATAA
- the gyrA gene encoding DNA gyrase subunit A, producing MEQEMDKILPIGIEDEMKKSYIDYAMSVIVGRALPDVRDGFKPVHRRILYAMNELGLSPEKAYRKSARIVGDVLGKYHPHGDSAVYFAMVRMAQDFSIRYPLVDGHGNFGSVDGDSPAAMRYTEAKLGKIAIEMLRDIQKETVDFTLNFDETLKEPQVLPSRYPNLLVNGSNGIAVGMATSIPPHNLGEVIDGAIQYMDDPEISLEEMMTFIQGPDFPTGATIIGKAGLIEAYRTGRGRAKVRAKAAIEPMDKGKQQIIVTEIPYQVNKAKLIEKIAQLVRDKKIEGITDLRDESDRTGMRIVIELRKDANANVILNKLYKHSQMEDTFSIIMLALVDGQPQILNLKEMIHHYIQHQKEIITRRTQFDLKKAEDKAHILEGLKIALDHLDEVIKLIRGSRTGAEAKEGLMDQFGLSDRQAQAILDMRLQRLTGLERDKVMEDYQATLALIKELKEILASETLINDIIRDELTEIRDKYGDPRRTDIEEDVDELNMEDFIAEEDVVITMTHFGYCKRVPLDIYKSQKRGGKGISGLSTRDDDFVERLIITSTHSSLLFFTNKGKVYKMKAYEIPEGKRQSKGSAIVNLLQLDSDEKISATIPVNKNCQLQYLMMATQKGLVKKTQLCQFERGRKKGLIAINLKENDELISVRMVNDDQKIILVTAKGIAIRFNEKDIRETGRSSMGVRGITLKEDDKLVSMVVSEEDGDLLVVSERGYGKRTDINQYKVQSRGGKGLYTYQYSEETGEIIGARLTYDDDELLLINQDGSIIRLDMQPIPCLNRRTKGVKLMRTDENHYIISMALVPRREEDPMDKGIDEEEEEQEEKAEQEEQTEKENQNEE from the coding sequence ATGGAACAAGAAATGGATAAAATTCTCCCGATAGGCATCGAGGACGAGATGAAAAAATCTTATATCGACTATGCAATGAGTGTTATTGTAGGTCGTGCCTTACCAGATGTAAGAGACGGGTTTAAGCCTGTCCATCGACGAATTTTATATGCCATGAATGAACTGGGGTTATCGCCAGAAAAAGCGTATCGAAAATCAGCCCGTATTGTAGGGGACGTTTTAGGTAAGTATCATCCTCATGGAGATAGTGCTGTTTATTTTGCAATGGTAAGAATGGCTCAGGATTTTTCAATTCGTTATCCGCTGGTGGATGGTCATGGAAACTTTGGATCCGTTGACGGCGATAGCCCGGCAGCTATGCGTTATACAGAAGCAAAGCTAGGGAAAATTGCTATTGAAATGTTAAGAGATATCCAAAAAGAAACCGTTGATTTTACACTCAACTTTGATGAAACATTAAAAGAACCACAAGTACTTCCCAGCCGTTATCCAAACCTGTTAGTCAATGGGTCTAACGGAATTGCCGTTGGAATGGCTACTTCCATACCACCTCACAATTTAGGTGAGGTGATTGATGGTGCCATTCAATATATGGATGATCCGGAAATATCTCTGGAAGAAATGATGACCTTTATACAAGGACCAGATTTTCCAACTGGTGCTACCATTATTGGAAAAGCAGGATTAATTGAAGCTTACCGTACCGGCAGAGGCCGAGCTAAGGTAAGGGCAAAAGCGGCCATTGAACCAATGGATAAAGGAAAACAACAAATTATTGTAACAGAAATTCCTTATCAGGTGAATAAAGCAAAGCTAATTGAAAAAATAGCTCAATTAGTCCGGGATAAAAAAATAGAAGGAATCACAGACCTGCGGGACGAAAGTGACCGTACCGGTATGCGTATTGTGATTGAACTTCGAAAAGACGCCAATGCCAATGTGATTCTAAACAAACTGTATAAACATTCTCAGATGGAAGACACCTTTAGCATCATTATGCTAGCCTTGGTTGACGGGCAACCACAAATCTTAAACCTGAAAGAAATGATTCACCATTATATTCAGCATCAAAAAGAAATTATTACTCGGCGAACACAATTTGATCTTAAAAAAGCAGAAGATAAGGCGCATATTTTAGAAGGCCTTAAAATAGCTTTGGATCATCTGGATGAAGTCATTAAACTAATTCGAGGATCCCGCACAGGAGCAGAAGCCAAAGAAGGGCTGATGGATCAGTTTGGACTTTCAGACCGACAGGCTCAGGCCATATTAGATATGAGGCTGCAACGTTTAACCGGTTTAGAAAGAGATAAGGTAATGGAAGACTATCAGGCTACGTTGGCATTAATCAAAGAATTAAAAGAGATCTTAGCCAGCGAAACATTGATCAATGACATTATAAGAGATGAATTAACAGAAATCCGTGATAAATATGGAGATCCTAGACGTACAGATATTGAAGAAGATGTGGATGAACTCAATATGGAAGACTTTATTGCTGAAGAAGATGTGGTTATTACCATGACACATTTTGGCTACTGTAAACGAGTACCGCTGGATATTTATAAAAGCCAGAAAAGAGGTGGAAAAGGAATTAGCGGCCTGAGCACAAGAGATGATGATTTTGTGGAAAGGCTTATTATCACTTCTACTCATAGTTCTCTTCTTTTCTTTACCAATAAAGGAAAAGTCTACAAAATGAAAGCCTATGAAATACCGGAAGGCAAACGTCAATCTAAAGGATCTGCCATTGTGAATTTATTACAATTGGATTCAGATGAAAAAATAAGTGCCACCATTCCGGTGAACAAAAATTGTCAGTTACAGTATTTAATGATGGCCACTCAAAAAGGGCTGGTGAAAAAAACCCAGTTATGCCAGTTTGAAAGAGGTCGCAAAAAAGGATTAATAGCCATTAATCTAAAAGAAAATGATGAACTGATCAGCGTTCGTATGGTTAATGATGATCAAAAAATCATACTGGTGACGGCAAAAGGGATTGCCATCCGATTTAATGAAAAAGACATAAGAGAAACGGGAAGAAGTTCCATGGGTGTTCGGGGCATTACCCTAAAAGAAGATGATAAACTGGTTTCCATGGTTGTTTCTGAAGAAGACGGCGATTTGCTGGTAGTTAGTGAACGAGGTTATGGAAAGAGAACAGATATTAACCAATATAAAGTTCAGTCCCGAGGTGGGAAAGGATTGTATACCTACCAATATAGCGAAGAAACCGGTGAAATTATAGGTGCAAGGCTTACTTATGATGACGATGAATTGCTGCTGATTAATCAGGATGGTAGTATTATACGCCTAGATATGCAGCCAATTCCATGCCTTAACCGACGAACCAAAGGTGTTAAACTAATGAGGACAGATGAGAATCACTACATCATTTCCATGGCATTGGTACCTAGAAGAGAAGAAGATCCGATGGATAAAGGGATCGATGAAGAAGAGGAAGAACAAGAAGAAAAGGCAGAGCAGGAAGAACAAACAGAAAAAGAGAATCAAAACGAAGAATAG
- a CDS encoding STAS domain-containing protein, whose translation MALIIQKSYNESEEKWIMVLEGEVDLHTADQLKEAVNQMLSEKIEDVKILGDRLDYIDSTGLSVFISALKKLQKENKNIILKNMKPSIKKLLNITGLDKIIIME comes from the coding sequence TTGGCACTGATCATTCAAAAATCATACAACGAATCAGAAGAAAAATGGATTATGGTTCTAGAAGGAGAAGTAGACCTTCATACAGCAGACCAACTAAAAGAAGCGGTTAATCAAATGCTGAGCGAAAAAATAGAAGATGTTAAAATTTTAGGTGACCGGTTAGATTATATTGACAGTACGGGCCTCAGTGTTTTTATTAGCGCGCTAAAAAAACTCCAGAAAGAAAATAAGAATATTATCCTGAAAAACATGAAGCCAAGCATAAAAAAATTATTAAATATCACAGGATTGGATAAAATAATAATAATGGAATAA
- a CDS encoding ATP-binding protein — protein MNKELTQEMIEISIPHRAEYVSLIRLTVASIANRMGFDIEDIEDIKVALSEACSNAIMHGGCPKDDNFIVQFLLEKASLTISVSDFGKGYQKESIPEPNTEELREGGLGIFIIKSLMDDVHIDSGNNQGTSIRMIKNLREES, from the coding sequence ATGAATAAAGAGCTCACCCAAGAGATGATTGAAATTTCAATCCCTCATCGAGCTGAATATGTTAGCCTAATTCGATTGACCGTTGCATCCATTGCCAATCGCATGGGATTTGATATTGAAGATATTGAAGATATCAAAGTAGCCCTTTCTGAAGCTTGCTCCAACGCCATTATGCATGGTGGATGTCCTAAGGACGATAATTTTATTGTACAGTTCTTATTGGAAAAAGCCAGTTTGACTATTTCTGTTTCCGATTTTGGCAAAGGATATCAAAAAGAGAGTATTCCGGAACCTAATACGGAAGAACTCAGAGAAGGAGGACTGGGAATTTTTATCATCAAATCACTGATGGATGATGTACATATTGATTCTGGAAACAACCAGGGTACATCCATTAGAATGATAAAAAATCTAAGGGAGGAGTCCTAA
- a CDS encoding SigB/SigF/SigG family RNA polymerase sigma factor, producing the protein MHTSSSKKESDLKELPPLDSLNDKELFLLYKENRDVSIRNELVKRHLFIAEILSRKYVNKGIDYEDIYQVASLGLIYAIERFDTDRGYEFSSFATPTIIGEIKKYFRDKGWSIRVPRRIQELSKKINTTKSTLQQELQRTPKIKDIAEYLQCTEEEVIEAMEANQVYTPKSLDLTYDNEGEDKDIQFMDLIGEPDKMFDFIENRDFIYQAMEKLNEVERIVLQDRFFESKTQMQVATTLQVSQMTVSRMEKKIIEKFKKELKRTMM; encoded by the coding sequence ATGCATACATCTTCTTCAAAAAAAGAATCCGATCTAAAAGAATTACCGCCCTTGGACTCCCTTAATGATAAAGAGCTATTTTTGTTATACAAAGAAAACAGGGATGTATCTATTCGTAATGAATTAGTTAAGAGACATTTATTTATTGCAGAAATTCTTTCCAGAAAATATGTCAATAAAGGGATTGATTACGAAGATATTTATCAAGTGGCGTCCCTTGGTTTAATCTATGCCATTGAACGCTTTGATACAGATAGAGGTTATGAATTTTCCAGTTTTGCCACACCAACGATTATCGGGGAAATTAAAAAATATTTCCGGGATAAGGGTTGGTCGATTCGTGTGCCAAGAAGAATTCAGGAATTATCGAAAAAGATCAATACAACAAAGTCCACTTTGCAGCAGGAACTTCAACGCACACCAAAAATTAAAGATATTGCGGAATACCTTCAATGCACAGAAGAAGAAGTGATTGAAGCCATGGAAGCTAATCAGGTATATACACCAAAATCCTTAGACCTGACCTATGATAACGAAGGAGAAGATAAGGATATTCAGTTTATGGATTTAATTGGTGAACCTGATAAAATGTTTGATTTTATTGAAAACCGGGATTTTATTTATCAGGCCATGGAAAAGCTTAACGAAGTAGAAAGAATCGTGCTTCAGGATCGGTTTTTTGAGAGTAAAACCCAGATGCAAGTAGCAACTACCTTACAGGTTTCTCAAATGACGGTTTCACGGATGGAGAAAAAAATTATCGAAAAGTTTAAGAAAGAGTTAAAAAGAACGATGATGTAG